The DNA segment GCGTCCCGGGAGATCGACTGGTTCCGGCCATTCGATCAGGTTTTTGATCCCGCCCAGGGCGTTTACGGGCGCTGGTTTCCAGGCGGCGAAACCAATACCTGTTTCAATTGCTTGGATCGCCAAGTGGCCCGAGGGCTCGGTGATCAGACTGCCCTGATCTATGACAGCCCCGTCACCGGCACGATCGAGCATTGGACATACCGCGCCATCTTGGACGAGGTCGTCGCGCTGTCGTCGGTCTATCAGGATCTCGGCGTCGCAAAGGGCGACCGGATCATCATCTATATGCCAATGATTCCGCAGGCCGTGTTCGCGATGTTGGCTGCTGCCCGCATCGGCGCCGTTCACTCCGTGGTGTTCGGAGGCTTTGCAGCAAGCGAACTGGCAACTCGCATCACCGATAGCGAAGCCAAGCTGGTCGTGTCGGCGAGTTGCGGTATCGAAGCCGGAAAAACCATCGCCTATAAACCCTTGCTCGACGCTGCCATCGAGATCAGTCCGCATAAGCCGGCTCACTGCCTTGTTTTCCAGCGGCAGGCGTTGAAGGCCGATCTGTTTGCTGTCCGGGATATCGATTTCGCCACAGCCGTTGCTGCGGCAAAAGAGCGGGGCGTTGATATCCCCTGTACCCCGGTCTTGGCGACCGATCCGCTCTACATTCTCTACACGTCGGGAACCACCGGCCAGCCGAAAGGCGTGGTGCGCGATAATGGTGGCCATATGGTCGCGCTTGTCTGGTCGATGCAGCATTTCTTCGGCATCAAGCCGGGCGAAGTCTTTTGGGCCGCCTCCGATATTGGCTGGGTGGTTGGGCATTGCTACATCGTCTATGGCCCGCTGCTGAACGGCAGCACGGCAGTGCTTTATGAGGGAAAGCCGGTCGGCACGCCGGATGCCGGCGCCTATTGGCGGGTGATCGAGGAGCACGGCGTCACCACGCTGTTTACCGCCCCAACGGCCTTTCGTGCCATCCGCAAGGAGGATCCGCAGGGCGACCTTATCCGCCGTCATGATCTGCAAAATTTCAGAGCGCTGTTTCTTGCCGGCGAGCGTGCCGATCCCGATACCGTCATCTGGGCGGAAGAAAAGCTTGGCGTTCCCGTCATCGATAATTGGTGGCAGACGGAAACCGGCTGGCCGGTTGCCGGAAACCCGATCGGGCTCGGTCTCCTACCGGTCAAATACGGCTCGGCGGCTGTTCCCCTGCCCGGATATGATGTTCAGGTTCTCGATGATGCCGGCCATCGGGTACCGGCCGGAACGCTTGGCAATGTCGTCATCAAGCTGCCGATGCCGCCAGGCTGCCTGCCGACATTCTGGAAGGCCGACCAGCGCTTTCGCGACACCTGCCTTGCCGAGTTCCCAGGCTTTTATCGGACCGCTGACGCCGGCTATATTGACGAGGACGGCTATATCTTCATCATGTCGCGCACCGACGATATCATCAATGTCGCCGGCCATCGCCTGTCCACCGGCGCGATGGAGGAAATCTGCGCTGGCCATGCCGACGTCGCCGAATGCGCTGTTATCGGCATTGCCGATCCGATCAAGGGTCAGGTCCCCGCTGGCTTCCTTGTCATCAATGCCAATGTTTCCCGTGAAACAGCCGATATCGAGAGAGAGGTTGTGGGACTGGTGCGCGACCGCATCGGTCCCGTCGCCGCATTCAAGACGGCCATCTGCGTCAAGCGGCTACCGAAGACGCGCTCCGGCAAGATTCTACGCGGCACGATGCAGAAGATCGCTGACCGCGAGGTTTGGAAAATGCCGGCGACAATCGATGATCCGGCAGTCCTGGAGGAAATCACCGCAGCCCTGAATGCACGCGGTATCGGCGTGTAGAACCAGGACTTCTTAGCCGGAGTCTGGCAAAGTTTCTGCGGTAACAATATATGATATTGGGGATCGGACGACCCGGATTATAACGTTTGGAA comes from the Pararhizobium qamdonense genome and includes:
- a CDS encoding propionyl-CoA synthetase, translating into MASSYSGVYAAWKQDPEAFWAEASREIDWFRPFDQVFDPAQGVYGRWFPGGETNTCFNCLDRQVARGLGDQTALIYDSPVTGTIEHWTYRAILDEVVALSSVYQDLGVAKGDRIIIYMPMIPQAVFAMLAAARIGAVHSVVFGGFAASELATRITDSEAKLVVSASCGIEAGKTIAYKPLLDAAIEISPHKPAHCLVFQRQALKADLFAVRDIDFATAVAAAKERGVDIPCTPVLATDPLYILYTSGTTGQPKGVVRDNGGHMVALVWSMQHFFGIKPGEVFWAASDIGWVVGHCYIVYGPLLNGSTAVLYEGKPVGTPDAGAYWRVIEEHGVTTLFTAPTAFRAIRKEDPQGDLIRRHDLQNFRALFLAGERADPDTVIWAEEKLGVPVIDNWWQTETGWPVAGNPIGLGLLPVKYGSAAVPLPGYDVQVLDDAGHRVPAGTLGNVVIKLPMPPGCLPTFWKADQRFRDTCLAEFPGFYRTADAGYIDEDGYIFIMSRTDDIINVAGHRLSTGAMEEICAGHADVAECAVIGIADPIKGQVPAGFLVINANVSRETADIEREVVGLVRDRIGPVAAFKTAICVKRLPKTRSGKILRGTMQKIADREVWKMPATIDDPAVLEEITAALNARGIGV